The following proteins are encoded in a genomic region of Sesamum indicum cultivar Zhongzhi No. 13 linkage group LG8, S_indicum_v1.0, whole genome shotgun sequence:
- the LOC105167810 gene encoding N6-adenosine-methyltransferase MT-A70-like codes for MEGQGLEENEDSISAIKEMRRQLESRMDTLHTTQVDLIASLQSLVPDLVSSLDLSLKAISGINDKPFTPLAQILPSKPNLSKALVSKFPLENSKVSSSAALSRTSPRESERALVEENGGPLSVVRSMVAVCLLERVPFNPIDSSTVLRKLENDSSATVAERAALRELGGESGAILAVEMALRSMVEDNGGVDLEEFVVSGKSRVIVMNIDRTRLLKELPETKQLNEGNSNDGNRITKVGKSRENMIGGGGFGVGRGMQDMWVGGPMMMGSRGVGPRGMGMIGVPRGVGVPPPMHRPSPMAPSGLQGVGGNALALKPRTEEDDMKDLEALLNKKSFKEMQKSKTGEELLDLIHRPTAKETAVAAKFKSKGGSQVKEYCSALTKEDCRRQSGSFIACEKVHFRRIIAAHTDVNLGDCSFLDTCRHMKTCKYVHYELDSTPDVSPMMMGQATLPPPKPLKPQSAHYCSEVELGEPQWINCDIRSFRMDILGQFGVIMADPPWDIHMELPYGTMADDEMRTLNVPALQTDGLIFLWVTGRAMELGRECLELWGYKRVEEIIWVKTNQLQRIIRTGRTGHWLNHSKEHCLVGVKGNPEVNRNIDTDVIVAEVRETSRKPDEMYPMLERISPRTRKLELFARMHNVQAGWLSLGNQLQGVRLVDEGLRARFKAAYPDDDVQPSSPPRTAAMEVDRPAPPSRNPFVEGEPKSSGPQFAEPTGPAVPYTLNAKAMSVDGDMTN; via the exons ATGGAGGGTCAAGGTTTAGAAGAGAATGAAGATTCAATTTCAGCAATAAAGGAGATGAGGCGGCAGCTTGAATCCCGTATGGATACCCTCCACACGACGCAGGTAGACCTCATTGCCTCCCTCCAATCCCTGGTCCCGGACCTCGTTTCCTCTCTCGACCTCTCTCTTAAAGCTATTTCCGGTATTAACGACAAACCTTTTACCCCCCTCGCTCAAATTCTCCCATCCAAACCCAATTTAAGCAAAGCCCTTGTATCCAAATTTCCGTTAGAGAACTCCAAAGTCTCTTCTTCTGCCGCTCTCTCGAGGACTTCACCTAGAGAGAGTGAGAGGGCTTTGGTTGAGGAGAATGGTGGCCCACTTTCTGTTGTTAGGTCGATGGTGGCGGTCTGTTTGTTAGAGAGGGTGCCGTTTAATCCGATTGATTCCTCGACAGTGTTGAGGAAATTGGAGAATGATTCATCAGCTACGGTGGCTGAGAGGGCAGCACTGAGGGAGTTGGGTGGGGAGTCGGGGGCAATCCTTGCAGTGGAGATGGCGCTAAGGTCCATGGTGGAGGATAATGGTGGAGTGGACTTGGAGGAGTTTGTTGTGAGTGGGAAGTCAAGAGTGATAGTTATGAACATTGATAGGACTAGGCTTTTGAAAGAGTTGCCTGAAACTAAGCAGTTGAATGAGGGGAACTCCAATGATGGGAATAGGATAACTAAAGTAGGAAAGAGTCGGGAGAATATGATTGGTGGAGGAGGATTTGGTGTTGGGAGGGGAATGCAGGATATGTGGGTGGGAGGACCAATGATGATGGGGTCAAGGGGTGTTGGGCCGAGAGGGATGGGGATGATAGGGGTGCCAAGAGGTGTGGGGGTGCCGCCCCCAATGCATAGGCCATCTCCAATGGCCCCCAGTGGGCTGCAAGGTGTGGGAGGAAATGCCCTTGCGTTAAAACCGAGGACGGAGGAGGATGATATGAAGGATCTTGAGGCTTTATTGAATAAGAAGAGTTTTAAGGAAATGCAGAAGTCAAAAACGGGAGAGGAGCTTTTGGACCTCATCCACCGGCCTACTGCTAAAGAAACTGCTGTCGCTGCTAAA TTCAAAAGCAAAGGTGGATCTCAAGTGAAAGAATACTGCTCCGCATTAACAAAAGAAGATTGCCGACGTCAATCAGGTTCCTTCATTGCTTGTGAAAAG GTTCATTTTCGGCGTATAATTGCTGCACATACTGATGTGAATTTGGGGGATTGTTCATTTCTTGATACCTGCCGTCACATGAAG ACATGCAAGTATGTCCATTATGAGCTGGATTCAACTCCGGACGTATCACCTATGATGATGGGTCAAGCTACTTTACCCCCTCCCAAGCCATTGAAGCCTCAAAGTGCTCACTATTGCTCGGAAGTAGAGCTTGGAGAGCCACAATGGATTAACTGTGACATACGTTCATTTCGAATGGATATTTTAGGGCAATTTGGAGTTATAATGGCTGATCCTCCTTGGGATATTCATATGGAATTGCCTTATGGAACTATGGCTGATGATGAGATGCGCACTCTTAATGTTCCTGCATTACAAACTGATGGTCTGATATTTCTTTGGGTTACTGGACGTGCAATGGAACTTGGACGGGAATG TCTGGAACTTTGGGGGTACAAGCGCGTAGAGGAGATCATCTGGGTGAAGACCAATCAACTTCAGCGAATCATCAGAACAGGTCGCACTGGCCATTGGCTCAACCACAGCAAGGAGCATTGCCTTGTTGGAGTAAAGGGTAATCCTGAAGTAAATAGAAATATCGACACTGATGTCATTGTTGCCGAAGTTCGTGAAACAAGTCGTAAACCAGATGAG ATGTATCCCATGCTGGAAAGGATAAGTCCCAGGACAAGAAAGCTGGAGTTATTTGCAAGGATGCACAACGTACAGGCTGG GTGGTTATCACTTGGTAATCAGTTGCAAGGAGTACGGTTGGTAGATGAAGGGCTACGAGCAAGATTTAAGGCAGCCTACCCTGATGATGATGTGCAGCCCTCGTCACCGCCAAGGACAGCTGCTATGGAAGTGGACCGCCCAGCTCCTCCATCAAGAAATCCATTTGTTGAAGGCGAACCCAAGTCCTCTGGACCCCAGTTCGCAGAGCCCACAGGTCCAGCAGTACCATATACTTTAAATGCAAAAGCAATGAGCGTTGATGGAGACATGACAAACTAA